A DNA window from Arachis duranensis cultivar V14167 chromosome 3, aradu.V14167.gnm2.J7QH, whole genome shotgun sequence contains the following coding sequences:
- the LOC107482040 gene encoding uncharacterized protein LOC107482040, whose translation MVNSNLSLACYPLTRDSENAGNCTATKLLDSENNNSNHESLCSLSKPSPCESVETASNIDRFLESTTPLVPAQYFSKTTMRGWKTCDVEYQSYFTLDDLWESFKEWSAYGAGVPLLLDQNESVVQYYVPYLSAIQLYGQSSQKSSAKPRYTSEDSDGDYYRDSCSDESSDYEFGKRTDQFIGQSSQYLTGDVSLGMSRLSVHDKPNTIHEGFSSDDSETGNPQDLVFEYFEPDPPYSREPLADKVLYLARHYPGLKSLRSCDLLPASWMSVAWYPIYRIPTGPTLKDLDACFLTYHTLHTPSTGGGRTPAPVLVYPNEMDGIPKISLPTFAMASYKLKGSMWMKKGVGEGQLVNSLFQAADNWLRLLQVNHPDYQFFKSWRRTTGEVN comes from the exons ATGGTTAATTCTAATTTGTCGCTTGCTTGCTATCCACTGACAAGA GATTCGGAAAATGCTGGGAACTGCACTGCAACTAAGCTTCTAGATTCCGAGAATAACAATTCCAATCATGAATCTTTGTGTTCTTTGTCAAAGCCATCTCCTTGTGAATCTGTAGAAACTGCTAGTAACATTGATAGGTTCTTGGAGTCCACAACTCCATTAGTCCCCGCACAGTATTTCTCAAAG ACAACAATGAGAGGTTGGAAAACTTGTGATGTTGAGTATCAGTCTTATTTCACTCTTGATGATCTGTGGGAGTCATTCAAGGAGTGGAGCGCGTATGGTGCAGGAGTGCCCTTGCTTCTTGATCAGAATGAATCTGTTGTACAATATTATGTGCCTTATTTGTCAGCCATCCAACTGTATGGTCAATCTTCTCAGAAGTCAAGTGCTAAGCCAAG GTACACCAGTGAAGACAGTGATGGTGATTATTACAGAGATTCATGTAGCGATGAAAGCAGTGATTATGAATTTGGGAAAAGGACTGATCAGTTTATAGGACAGAGTAGTCAATATCTTACAGGTGATGTTTCTTTAGGAATGAGCAGGCTTTCTGTACATGATAAGCCCAATACAATACACGAAGGCTTTTCCAGTGATGACAGTGAAACTGGAAATCCTCAGGATCTAGTTTTTGAGTATTTTGAACCAGATCCTCCTTATAGCCGTGAACCATTGGCTGACAAG GTACTATATCTTGCACGCCACTATCCTGGCCTAAAGTCATTAAGAAGTTGTGATTTATTACCAGCTAGTTGGATGTCTGTGGCATG GTATCCTATATATCGAATACCCACAGGTCCAACATTAAAAGATTTAGATGCCTGCTTTCTTACATACCATACACTACATACACCCTCAACAG GTGGTGGTCGTACTCCGGCTCCCGTATTGGTTTATCCCAATGAGATGGATGGCATACCAAAGATTTCATTGCCCACTTTTGCAATGGCCTCCTATAAGTTAAAGGGATCCATGTGGATGAAAAAAGGAGTTGGTGAGGGTCAACTGGTGAATTCCCTCTTTCAGGCTGCAGATAACTGGTTAAGGCTTCTTCAGGTGAACCACCCAGATTATCAGTTCTTTAAATCATGGCGCCGCACCACAGGTGAAGTAAATTAG
- the LOC107482037 gene encoding kinesin-like protein NACK1, with product MTVRTPGTPASKIERTPPSTPGRTRAREDKIVVTVRLRPLNRREQFSKDQVAWDCVDHHRIVCKPQVPEHATQPTSFAFDKVFGPACLTETVYDEGVKNVVLSALMGINATVFAYGQTSSGKTYTMRGITEKAVNDIYNHIMDTPERDFTIKISGLEIYNENVRDLLNSESGRSLKLLDDPEKGTVVEKLVEETANDDKHLRYLISICEAQRQVGETALNDKSSRSHQIIRLTIQSTLRENSDCVRSFLATLNFVDLAGSERAAQTHADGTRLREGCHINLSLMTLTTVIRKLSVGKRSGHIPYRDSKLTRILQHSLGGNARTAIICTLSPALSHLEQSRNTLLFATRAKEVTNNAQVNIVVSDKQLVKHLQKELARLEAELRTPDQSREKDLKIQQMEMEIEQLKLQRDLAQSQVDELNKKFQEDHHISNQVESPQLSVTKCLSYTGSLSSLKRDKIRNTTLRQSMRQSSTAPFTLMHEIHKLEHLQAQLGEEANRALEVLQKEVACHRLGNQNAAETIANLQAEIRQMCAVRSAPKEVEVGSMVSVNKSISANLKHEITRLHSQGSNIANLEQQLENVQRSIDKLVMSLPNNYQQLNSKASKLRKEHRRKKLPPLASINAVNRQNFIRSPCSPLSTPHQVLESDIENRALDDEDIVSSENLPPESEKEETPSKNEEGDNISSRDNNNSGYRRSSSVNMKKMQKMFQNAAEENVRSIRTYVTELKERVAKLQYQKQLLVCQVLELEANEANGHNIENEGLSEQEGSQVSGHITFQEQQQQIIELWDLCFVSVIHRTQFYLLFKGDPADQIYMEVELRRLTWLQQHLAEVGNASPAHVGDERTISLSSSIKALKREREFLAKRLGSRLTLEERDALYMKWDVPVVGKQKRLQFVSKLWTEPHNPKHVKESAEIVAKLVGFCEGGNISREMFELNFVLPSDKRPWLMDWSPITNLLNL from the exons ATGACTGTTAGAACACCTGGAACACCAGCTTCAAAGATTGAAAGGACACCACCATCAACCCCTGGACGGACAAGAGCAAGGGAGGATAAGATTGTAGTTACAGTGAGGCTAAGACCTCTAAACAGAAGAGAGCAATTCTCTAAAGATCAGGTCGCATGGGATTGCGTCGATCATCACCGGATCGTGTGTAAACCACAAGTTCCTGAACATGCAACTCAACCAACCTCATTTGCTTTTG ATAAAGTTTTTGGTCCTGCTTGTTTAACCGAGACAGTATACGACGAAGGAGTGAAGAATGTCGTATTGTCTGCATTGATGGGCATCAACG CAACTGTTTTTGCCTATGGACAAACAAGCAGTGGAAAGACTTACACAATGAGAGGCATAACAGAGAAGGCGGTCAATGATATATATAACCATATAATGGAT ACCCCAGAGAGAGATTTCACTATAAAAATATCTGGACTTGAAATATACAATGAAAATGTGAGGGACTTGTTAAATTCAGAATCTGGACGCAGTCTGAAGCTTTTAGATGATCCTGAG AAAGGTACTGTTGTTGAGAAATTGGTGGAAGAAACTGCAAATGATGACAAGCATTTAAgatatcttatatctatttgtGAAG CTCAAAGGCAGGTTGGTGAAACTGCTCTTAATGATAAGAGCTCAAGATCTCACCAAATAATAAGACTG ACAATTCAAAGTACACTACGTGAAAATTCAGATTGTGTGAGATCTTTTCTTGCCACACTG AACTTTGTTGATCTGGCTGGAAGTGAGAGGGCTGCACAGACACATGCAGATGGCACTAGGCTTAGAGAAGGCTGCCATATTAATCTTAGCCTGATGACTCTCACAACGGTGATCCGGAAACTCAG TGTTGGAAAAAGAAGTGGTCATATACCTTACAGAGATTCAAAACTCACCCGTATATTGCAACACTCTCTCGGAGGGAATGCACGCACTGCCATCATATGTACTTTGAGCCCAGCACTAAGTCATCTGGAGCAGTCGCGAAATACTCTCTTATTTGCTACCCGGGCAAAGGAAGTAACAAATAATGCTCAAGTTAACATA GTTGTTTCTGACAAGCAGCTTGTTAAACATTTGCAAAAGGAATTAGCCAGGCTTGAGGCAGAGCTTCGCACACCTGATCAGTCAAgggaaaaggatttgaaaattcaGCAG ATGGAGATGGAGATTGAACAACTGAAACTTCAAAGAGATCTTGCACAATCTCAGGTGGatgaattaaacaaaaaatttcagGAGGATCATCACATCTCAAATCAAGTTGAATCACCTCAGTTATCAGTCACGAAGTGTCTCTCGTACACTGGTTCACTATCCTCACTAAAAcgagataaaataagaaacacaaCATTAAGGCAGTCAATGAGGCAATCATCTACTGCTCCTTTTACTCTTATGCATGAAATTCATAAACTTGAGCATCTCCAAGCGCAGCTGGGGGAAGAAGCTAATCGAGCACTGGAAGTATTACAGAAGGAAGTGGCATGTCACAGACTAGGGAACCAAAATGCAGCAGAGACAATTGCTAACCTGCAAGCTGAAATAAGGCAAATGTGTGCTGTTAGGTCTGCACCCAAGGAAGTTGAAGTTGGGAGCATGGTTTCTGTAAACAAGAGCATCAGTGCTAATCTCAAGCATGAAATTACCCGTCTTCATTCACAGGGAAGCAACATTGCAAATCTTGAGCAACAGCTAGAAAATGTTCAAAGGTCCATAGACAAGCTGGTGATGTCTCTCCCAAACAATTATCAACAACTAAACAGCAAAGCCTCGAAACTGAGAAAAGAACACAGAAGGAAAAAGTTGCCTCCTTTGGCTTCAATTAATGCTGTGAATCGGCAAAATTTTATAAGATCTCCATGCTCACCATTATCCACCCCTCACCAAGTTTTGGAATCTGATATCGAAAATAGAGCTCTGGATGATGAAGACATTGTTTCAAGTGAGAATTTGCCACCAGAATCTGAGAAGGAGGAGACTCCATCCAAGAATGAAGAAGGGGATAATATTTCATCCCGGGACAACAACAATTCAGGTTATCGACGCTCTAGTTCAGTTAACATgaagaaaatgcagaaaatgtTTCAGAATGCTGCAGAAGAGAATGTTAGAAGTATAAGGACTTATGTTACAGAGTTGAAGGAACGTGTGGCCAAATTGCAATACCAAAAGCAGTTACTTGTTTGCCAG GTTCTTGAGCTTGAAGCAAATGAAGCAAATGGCCacaatatagaaaatgaaggtCTTAGTGAACAAGAAGGATCCCAAGTTTCAGGGCATATAACATTTCAGGAGCAGCAGCAGCAGATCATTGAATTATGGGATCTTTGTTTTGTTTCCGTAATTCATAGGacccaattttatttgttattcaAGGGAGATCCAGCTGACCAAATATACATGGAAGTTGAACTAAGGCGTTTGACATGGTTGCAACAACACCTGGCAGAAGTTGGGAATGCAAGCCCCGCTCATGTTGGAGACGAGCGTACGATCTCTTTGTCATCAAg TATCAAAGCCTTGAAAAGAGAAAGGGAATTCCTTGCAAAGAGATTGGGATCACGTTTGACACTAGAGGAGAGGGATGCACTGTACATGAAATGGGATGTTCCAGTTGTTGGGAAGCAGAAGAGGCTGCAGTTTGTAAGCAAGCTCTGGACAGAACCACATAATCCAAAGCATGTAAAGGAGAGTGCTGAAATAGTTGCAAAACTTGTCGGGTTTTGTGAAGGAGGCAACATATCAAGGGAGATGTTTGAGCTCAATTTTGTGCTTCCATCTGACAAGAGACCCTGGTTAATGGACTGGAGTCCTATAACAAATTTACTAAATTTGTAA
- the LOC107482038 gene encoding L-Ala-D/L-amino acid epimerase, which produces MDSPSLRFHLKNSKSHTFITPSPTLFANNSNNSNSINFPTSFAKKSRALFSKMMVSSSAPATAAAPITFGFKNLMETFTVDVHRAENRPLNVPLIAPFTIASSRLEMVENVALRIELSNGSVGWGEAPILPFVTAEDQKTAMAKASEACAFLRRCPSLTLGSMLEEIAAILPGHEFASVRAGVEMAIIDAVANSIRVPLWRLFGGASNTITTDITIPIVSPTEAAKLASKYYKEGFKTLKLKVGKNLNADIEVLQAIRVSHPECQFILDANEGYNSEEAVEVLEKLNEMGVTPVLFEQPVHRDDWDGLGYVSSIAREKYGVSVAADESCRSLADVYKIAEGNLADVINIKLAKVGVIGALNLIEKAKAAGLDLMIGGMVETRLAMGFAGHLAAGLGCFRFIDLDTPLLLSEDPVHEGYEVQGATYKFRNVKGHGGFLHWDNLA; this is translated from the exons ATGGACTCACCTAGTTTGCGGTTCCatctcaaaaactcaaaatccCACACTTTCATCACACCCTCTCCTACCCTTTTCGCCAACAATTCCAACAACTCCAATTCCATCAATTTTCCAACTTCCTTTGCCAAAAAGTCCCGTGCTTTATTCTCCAAAATGATGGTTTCTTCTTCTGCACCTGCAACAGCAGCAGCGCCCATCACCTTTGGCTTCAAGAATTTGATGGAAACTTTCACTGTTGATGTGCACAGAGCAGAGAACAGGCCACTGAACGTGCCCTTGATTGCACCTTTTACCATTGCATCATCAAGATTGGAGATGGTAGAGAACGTGGCCCTTAGAATTGAGCTCAGCAATGGCTCTGTGGGTTGGGGTGAGGCACCAATTCTGCCTTTTGTTACTGCTGAGGACCAGAAAACTGCCATGGCCAAGGCTTCTGAGGCATGTGCCTTTCTCAGGAGATGTCCTTCACTGACACTGGGTTCCATGTTGGAGGAGATTGCTGCTATTCTTCCTGGCCATGAATTTGCTTCT GTTAGGGCTGGGGTGGAGATGGCAATAATTGATGCTGTTGCAAATAGTATTCGTGTGCCATTATGGAGGCTTTTTGGTGGAGCCTCAAATACCATAACCACTGATATAACG ATCCCAATTGTTTCTCCAACTGAAGCAGCTAAATTAGCTTCTAAATACTACAAAGAAGGGTTTAAGACTTTAAAGCTGAAAGTTGGCAAGAATCTGAATGCAGATATAGAAGTGCTTCAAGCTATAAGGGTTTCCCACCCTGAATGCCAGTTTATTTTAGATGCTAATGAGGGATATAACTCTGAGGAAGCAGTGGAAGTTCTTGAGAAATTAAATG AAATGGGGGTCACACCTGTCCTATTTGAGCAACCAGTTCATAGAGATGATTGGGATGGCCTTGGATATGTCAGTAGCATAGCAAGAGAAAAATATGGAGTGTCTGTTGCAGCTGATGAGAGCTGCAGAAGTTTAGCTGAtgtctacaaaatagccgaaggGAATCTCGCAGATGTCATCAACATTAAGCTAGCAAAAGTTGGGGTTATCGGTGCTCTGAATCTCATTGAGAAGGCAAAAGCAGCAGGTTTAGATTTGATGATTGGTGGTATGGTTGAGACAAGACTTGCAATGGGTTTTGCTGGGCACCTTGCTGCTGGCCTGGGTTGTTTCAG GTTCATTGACCTGGATACACCACTTTTGCTGTCAGAGGATCCGGTTCATGAAGGCTATGAAG TTCAAGGTGCCACTTAtaagttcagaaatgtgaagGGACATGGTGGATTCCTTCATTGGGACAATCTTGCTTAG